Part of the Candidatus Zixiibacteriota bacterium genome, ATATAAATGGTATCGGGCGCAAAAGGATGTATTGCAATAACGCGCATGCAAGAGAATATATTTCCGTTATCAAGGTGGTTCCAGCTTTCGCCGCCATTCGTTGTCTTATAAATGCCGTTTTCAACTGTGCCTATATATATGATTTGATTATCGAAAGGATGAATGGCTATTGTTTTAACGCTTGAGCCATAAGGACCGTTTGTCGACCAACTGTTTTCATCGGAATAACCATTTGTAAATAATATTCCGATAAACAAGGTGACCAACAGCCAATTTCTTATGATTTCTTTTTTCATATAACAACAATCCCAGCCTTTTACCCAAGATAAATTATAAGCACTTGATTACGCTCAATCCTCAGGTGATAATATCTTTAGCAATTATTCTATTGTAATAGTAATAAAGCAAATCAATGTGGAAATGTCAAGAGAATTTTGATCAGATTGCAGTCAATTGAATGTCGAGCAGAAGTTGGTGCACGAGGACGTACACCAACCACAATGAGGAATCTGTCAGAAGCAACTTCTGACAGCACGTTTTAAAAGAGGGCGTATGCAATACGCCCCTACGTACAATTCAATGTTAGTGAAAATTCCTACCAGCAGACATCGAGGTTTCTTGCCGCTAATGCTTCATTGAGACGGCCAACCGGCGTTGTCGAGGGAGCCGATTTGACTATCTCCGGATTCTCCCTCGCCTCTTTGGCAATCCGCTTCATCACCTCGATAAAATAATCCAGCGATTGCCGGCTTTCGGTTTCGGTAGGCTCTATCATCATCGCCTCATGAACGATAAGCGGGAAATAAACTGTCGGAGCATGCATGCCAAAATCGAGAATTCTCTTGGCGATATCATAAGTTTTGACGCCGTGCTTAAGCTGTTTGTCGCCGGAAAGGACAAACTCGTGCATGCTTTCGGTATTAAACGGCAGGATGTAATCATCCTTAAGATTCTCTCGCAAATAATTGGCATTGATAATAGCCGCCTCGGCTGTTTGCCTTAATCCCTCAGCGCCGAGTTTACGAATATATGTATATGCGCGGATTGCCACAGCCGTGTTGCCATAAAAGCCATGCACGCGTCCTATGGTGTCCGGGCGATTATTATCAAGGTAATAAGATAAGCCGCCCTTTTTATCAGTTTTTCTGCTGATAACCGGTGCTGGCATAAATGGCTCTAAACGCGACTTAATACCAAGCGCGCCGCCGCCGGGGCCGCCGCCGCCATGAGGAGCGCTGAAAGTTTTATGCATATTAAAATGGACTATATCGAAATCCATATCGCCGGGACGCACCAATCCCAGTAAAGCGTTCAGATTGGCGCCATCCATATAGAGCAATCCGCCGCAATCATGCACAACAGCGGCTATTTTTTCGATTTCAGTCTCAAATAAGCCAAGCGTGTTGGGATTGGTCAGCATAAAACCAGCTGTATCACGGTCGCAGACTGCGGCTAATTTGTCAACATCCACTAATCCCTTATCATTCGATGGCGCTTTGATAACATTAAAGCCTGCCAGCATTACAGATGCCGGATTGGTGCCATGAGCGGAATCGGGAATAATGATATTCTTTCGAGAGTCTTTATTTTTCTCATGATATGCCCGCATCATCAAAAGAGCGGTAAATTCGCCATGAGCGCCCGCCGCCGGCTGAAGAGTTACGCTATCCATTCCGGAAATAGCCGCTAATAGATTCTTCAGTTCATACAACAGTTCAAGCTCGCCCTGCACATTATCAACCGGACATAAGGGGTGAGCCGAAGTAAAGCCCGGCAGATTAGCGGTTAGCTCATTGACACGGGGATTATATTTCATAGTGCATGAACCAAGCGGATACATACCTTTATCTATATGATGGTTTTTAATCGAAAGCGCCGTAAAATGACGGACAACTTCCGGTTCGGACAGCTCAGGCAAATTTGGCGCCTCCTCGCGAAGAATCGAAAGCGGCAAGATTGATTCAGGCCCTTTATAATTATCCGGAAGTTCCGGCAGCGAGAAGCCGGTTCTGCCCGTAGTTGACATCTCTGCTAATAGTTTATCCGACAATGTTTATATCCCTTCCTTGAGAACTTTTTGAAGCTCTTCTATTCTATTGGCAACCCATTC contains:
- the gcvPB gene encoding aminomethyl-transferring glycine dehydrogenase subunit GcvPB; its protein translation is MSDKLLAEMSTTGRTGFSLPELPDNYKGPESILPLSILREEAPNLPELSEPEVVRHFTALSIKNHHIDKGMYPLGSCTMKYNPRVNELTANLPGFTSAHPLCPVDNVQGELELLYELKNLLAAISGMDSVTLQPAAGAHGEFTALLMMRAYHEKNKDSRKNIIIPDSAHGTNPASVMLAGFNVIKAPSNDKGLVDVDKLAAVCDRDTAGFMLTNPNTLGLFETEIEKIAAVVHDCGGLLYMDGANLNALLGLVRPGDMDFDIVHFNMHKTFSAPHGGGGPGGGALGIKSRLEPFMPAPVISRKTDKKGGLSYYLDNNRPDTIGRVHGFYGNTAVAIRAYTYIRKLGAEGLRQTAEAAIINANYLRENLKDDYILPFNTESMHEFVLSGDKQLKHGVKTYDIAKRILDFGMHAPTVYFPLIVHEAMMIEPTETESRQSLDYFIEVMKRIAKEARENPEIVKSAPSTTPVGRLNEALAARNLDVCW